A single region of the Pectinophora gossypiella chromosome 2, ilPecGoss1.1, whole genome shotgun sequence genome encodes:
- the LOC126377535 gene encoding uncharacterized transmembrane protein DDB_G0289901-like — protein sequence MMERVCVTVLALASVVTATPHGYGVKGGAAAKAGAAATAGAFGGFGDIPVALTKGGGFSGSYSNSASSSFAASSASSSASSFSYSGSGSLTGLPVGTKCTGGCSTGSDISGLQGSGNTGIGQTYSGANAGATAGSVAVPGSYGAHNTPCTSGDCSNTKPVCEGSSCGVGTAADKKCASGDCASSTQPNEDGSNDIPVFTSGAAKPSSYDTTVSGSGTGCTSGSCGQKTASASKVSSSSYASSDAIPSATAAIDNKPSTSLLTPKVDGPCTAPNCGSYSDDAYDKDKPSSYNVPAHTVGSDSKVPCTSGNCGNDQTNNCAFGNCAGQPSNSAVSSAKSPSNSRGDLPDFVPLVPTQSSGIPATSLSNSPSYSLSGPTKSPFVNAATGVNGISGSVDTSKSISATSGASDKIPYHGGFGGPPGILKPNEFGAPSKIPTSNYNPVAPLGSGSHPTLCTSGNCNSQPNPSNKPITPANSYNPTGCTSGNCGAQTSATGPHYKPTSPTGSLTPTAPSGSYNPGCASGNCGSQPVSTAPQYGQNGSYKPTGSYTPSSSYSPTGCTSGNCVTSSVQTTQHVQSGSYKPIGSTGCFSGNCGPQDVPSSPQYGSSAFPKPITPTGSYTPTVPSGSYTPTGCVAGNCGTQPNPSSPQYETSGSYKPTAPTGSYTPSRPSGSYTPTGCSSGNCGSQPISSSPQYGPSGSNQPTGPTGSYTPTGPSGSGIPTGCTSGNCGSQPIPSSPQYGPVGSSKPIGPTGSYASTGCDSGKCGSQPTLSSSQPGPSGSYKPTAPAGSYTPSSPSGSYTPTGCSSGNCGSQPVPSSPQYGPSGSYKPTGPTGSYSPTGCTSGNCGSQPIPSSPQYGSTGSSKPTGPAGSLAPTGCASGNCGSQPAQIFPQIGSYKPIGSYNPTTSGSYTPIGCSSGNCGSQPQNGSYKPTAPTGTYAPTGPTGSYTPSGCASGNCGTEPGHNTPTSAGSTSSGVSGGQYKPTGASCTGGTCGTFSQDQSSSSSGVQHKPSHGFGGPPGLLKPNEFNIPSNAPASHYKPTSPTSQVGISSTAPVASYNPAPCTSGACAVQPGHSTSQHGQSSVSGSHSVAGAAASANAVIYTGGFGGPPGLLKPYDDGKLVIPPGFGGKGAQIGGNFGSAPGAIHSSYGKSLDGVGAEANLGAGAHAGAVAGSSAGAYTGSDHHGNNHAAGGCKGGCGSGGTTGFGLNGAVAKSTANAVSGASAGAYGGSFASSSASAHASAGAATKGGYGKR from the exons ATGATGGAGCGCGTATGTGTAACGGTGTTAGCCCTCGCGAGTGTAGTGACAGCAACCCCTCACGGGTATGGAGTGAAGGGCGGTGCCGCAGCCAAAG ctGGCGCGGCCGCAACAGCGGGTGCTTTCGGTGGGTTCGGTGATATCCCTGTCGCTCTTACTAAGGGCGGAGGATTCTCAGGCAGCTATTCTAACTCCGCATCATCAAGCTTTGCCGCCTCAAGCGCCAGTTCCAGTGCTAGCTCATTCAGCTACAGTGGGTCTGGTAGCCTAACAGGATTGCCCGTCGGAACAAAATGTACGGGTGGCTGTTCAACTGGAAGCGACATTTCGGGTCTACAAGGGTCTGGCAACACCGGAATTGGACAAACCTACAGTGGAGCTAACGCCGGAGCTACGGCTGGATCAGTCGCCGTGCCCGGCTCATATGGTGCACACAACACACCATGTACTAGTGGTGACTGCTCGAACACAAAACCAGTTTGTGAAGGATCTAGCTGTGGTGTAGGCACAGCTGCCGATAAAAAATGCGCATCCGGTGACTGTGCTTCAAGCACTCAACCAAATGAAGACGGATCCAATGATATACCAGTCTTTACAAGTGGAGCTGCAAAACCATCGTCTTACGATACTACAGTATCTGGATCGGGTACTGGATGTACTTCTGGAAGCTGTGGCCAAAAGACTGCATCAGCCTCTAAGGTATCATCATCGTCTTATGCGTCATCAGATGCTATTCCTAGCGCAACAGCTGCAATCGACAATAAACCTTCCACTTCGTTATTGACTCCTAAAGTTGATGGGCCTTGCACAGCACCCAACTGCGGTTCATACTCTGATGACGCTTATGACAAGGATAAACCATCTAGCTACAATGTTCCCGCCCATACAGTAGGTTCTGACAGTAAAGTCCCATGCACATCTGGTAATTGTGGAAATGATCAAACAAATAACTGTGCATTCGGAAACTGCGCAGGTCAACCATCAAATTCAGCTGTTTCTTCTGCTAAATCTCCAAGTAACTCAAGAGGAGACTTGCCAGATTTTGTACCATTAGTACCAACACAATCATCTGGAATACCTGCAACTTCTCTGTCGAACAGTCCAAGCTATTCTCTTTCTGGTCCTACGAAATCGCCATTTGTGAACGCTGCAACTGGTGTCAACGGCATTTCCGGATCAGTGGACACATCTAAATCCATCAGTGCTACTTCTGGAGCTTCGGATAAAATTCCTTACCACGGTGGATTCGGAGGACCTCCCGGTATTTTAAAACCGAATGAGTTCGGCGCTCCGTCAAAGATTCCTACATCGAACTATAATCCTGTTGCACCCCTTGGATCGGGCAGTCATCCAACTTTGTGTACTTCTGGCAACTGCAATTCACAACCTAATCCGTCCAACAAACCTATAACGCCAGCCAATTCTTATAATCCAACTGGCTGTACTTCTGGAAATTGTGGTGCTCAAACTTCGGCTACTGGGCCTCACTACAAACCTACGTCACCAACAGGGTCACTTACACCGACAGCTCCCTCAGGTTCATACAATCCTGGTTGTGCGTCTGGCAATTGTGGCTCTCAACCTGTTTCAACGGCCCCTCAATATGGACAAAATGGTTCCTATAAACCAACAGGCTCATATactccatcatcatcatactCGCCAACTGGCTGTACTTCCGGAAACTGCGTTACTTCGTCGGTTCAAACTACACAACATGTGCAAAGTGGTTCATACAAACCCATTGGTTCTACAGGCTGTTTTTCTGGGAATTGTGGTCCCCAAGATGTCCCTTCCTCCCCTCAGTATGGATCTAGTGCTTTCCCCAAACCAATAACACCTACAGGATCATATACCCCAACTGTGCCTTCAGGGTCATACACACCTACAGGTTGTGTGGCTGGAAATTGTGGTACTCAACCAAACCCGTCATCTCCTCAGTATGAAACTAGCGGTTCTTACAAACCGACAGCGCCCACGGGTTCCTATACTCCATCGAGGCCTTCAGGATCGTATACGCCTACAGGCTGCTCGTCTGGAAATTGTGGCTCCCAACCTATATCATCATCTCCTCAGTATGGCCCAAGCGGCTCTAATCAGCCGACAGGACCCACAGGATCGTATACACCAACAGGCCCTTCTGGATCAGGTATACCTACTGGCTGCACTTCTGGAAATTGTGGTTCACAACCCATTCCATCGTCTCCGCAGTATGGACCCGTTGGTTCCTCTAAACCAATAGGACCTACAGGATCGTATGCTTCGACAGGATGCGATTCGGGTAAATGTGGTTCACAACCTACTCTATCGTCGTCTCAGCCTGGGCCAAGTGGCTCCTACAAACCAACAGCGCCCGCAGGATCATACACTCCATCAAGTCCTTCAGGATCATATACGCCTACAGGCTGCTCGTCTGGAAATTGTGGCTCCCAGCCAGTACCATCATCTCCCCAGTACGGACCAAGTGGGTCCTACAAGCCAACTGGACCCACAGGATCATACTCACCCACAGGCTGCACTTCAGGAAATTGTGGATCGCAACCTATTCCATCATCTCCGCAATATGGATCCACTGGTTCCTCTAAACCAACAGGACCTGCAGGATCGTTAGCTCCGACAGGCTGCGCTTCAGGAAATTGCGGGTCACAGCCGGCTCAAATCTTCCCTCAAATTGGTTCCTACAAACCTATAGGATCATATAATCCAACAACCTCAGGATCTTACACTCCAATAGGTTGTTCATCTGGAAATTGTGGATCCCAGCCACAAAATGGTTCATATAAACCGACAGCACCAACAGGGACATATGCCCCAACCGGCCCCACTGGATCATACACACCTTCCGGCTGCGCATCTGGAAACTGTGGAACAGAGCCTGGCCATAATACTCCAACATCTGCAGGATCCACGAGTTCGGGTGTTTCTGGCGGTCAATATAAACCAACTGGAGCTTCTTGCACCGGTGGAACATGTGGAACCTTTTCTCAGGATCAAAGCAGCTCGTCAAGTGGAGTTCAACACAAACCATCACATGGATTTGGCGGACCTCCGGGTTTATTAAAACCTAATGAATTCAACATACCTTCAAATGCTCCTGCTTCTCATTATAAACCAACGTCACCAACCAGTCAGGTTGGCATTAGTTCTACAGCACCTGTAGCATCTTACAATCCGGCACCATGCACTTCTGGAGCATGTGCAGTTCAACCTGGACACTCTACATCTCAGCATGGCCaaagtagtgtgtcaggatctcaCTCAGTAGCTGGCGCTGCGGCTAGCGCTAATGCAGTTATTTACACCGGAGGTTTTGGTGGCCCGCCAGGTCTATTGAAACCCTACGATGATGGCAAATTGGTTATACCTCCGGGTTTTGGCGGAAAGGGTGCTCAAATTGGAGGCAATTTCGGGAGTGCTCCAGGTGCTATTCATTCATCATACGGCAAGTCATTAGATGGCGTTGGAGCAGAAGCAAATCTTGGAGCTGGAGCTCATGCGGGTGCTGTAGCGGGATCATCGGCTGGCGCTTACACTGGATCTGACCACCATGGCAATAACCACGCGGCTGGAGGGTGTAAAGGTGGCTGTGGGTCGGGTGGTACTACGGGTTTCGGACTCAACGGTGCTGTGGCCAAGAGCACAGCCAATGCAGTAAGCGGGGCCAGCGCCGGCGCGTACGGCGGCAGCTTTGCCAGTAGTTCGGCTTCAGCACACGCATCTGCGGGCGCCGCCACTAAAGGAG GTTACGGCAAAAGATAA